The following are encoded together in the Rhizobium tumorigenes genome:
- the fliN gene encoding flagellar motor switch protein FliN, with translation MAPRKTKTVGEDALDLPGNEDELNDAIDGLRGVLKKDAGDLSDFGGDFGAEEDDAAASPMSLSSFGDFGDDSASTDSDLGDIGDFGGSSFETQQAPGSALTSNMDLIMDIPIDVQIVLGSSRMQVSGLMNLTEGAIIALDKKIGEPVEITVNGRRIARGEITVLENDDTRFGIKLIEVLGTKKA, from the coding sequence ATGGCACCCAGGAAAACAAAAACTGTTGGCGAAGACGCTCTCGACCTGCCCGGCAACGAGGACGAGTTGAACGATGCGATCGACGGTTTGCGCGGCGTCCTGAAAAAGGATGCCGGCGACCTTTCAGACTTCGGCGGCGATTTCGGCGCTGAGGAGGACGACGCTGCAGCGTCGCCGATGAGCCTTTCCAGTTTTGGCGATTTCGGCGATGATAGCGCATCGACAGATTCGGACCTTGGCGACATCGGGGATTTCGGCGGTTCTTCGTTTGAGACACAGCAGGCGCCAGGCAGCGCGCTGACGTCGAACATGGACCTGATCATGGACATCCCGATCGATGTCCAGATCGTGCTTGGCAGCAGCCGCATGCAGGTCTCCGGCCTGATGAACCTGACGGAAGGGGCGATCATCGCCCTCGACAAGAAAATCGGCGAGCCGGTTGAGATCACGGTCAACGGTCGGCGGATTGCCCGCGGCGAAATCACCGTGCTGGAAAATGACGATACGCGCTTCGGGATCAAGCTTATTGAAGTTTTGGGCACGAAGAAAGCCTAA
- a CDS encoding FliM/FliN family flagellar motor switch protein, giving the protein MDDTPRTPMSPTLLAKLTGGLGDHQRVEKLCASIGQVYSEFLPDLIKSEIGIDVVVSYAGSKTGAMDELIEGLGANVAVVHGSLRNWSPNFVLGCGAGFILTLMERMLGAMPETITTPKLRPLSLMELDLAVMVFDKIASVLRSAVNAPGGFEPYLEPAQNIEDRKPPAEGQPDEYAAAIKMSIKLGAATSHFMLVVPQKVLLKTVVTPPKAKNQTVKSEAWTQQIKEQVQRSHVTIDARIRLESLTLETISKLAVGDVIPFMDSSDVNVEVSANGKDIYICEFGKSGENYTVRVKDTVNSDSELLKHLMN; this is encoded by the coding sequence ATGGATGATACACCGCGTACGCCGATGAGTCCGACCCTTCTCGCCAAGCTGACCGGCGGCCTGGGCGATCACCAGCGGGTCGAGAAACTTTGTGCCTCGATCGGTCAGGTCTACAGCGAATTCCTACCTGACCTTATCAAGAGCGAGATCGGCATCGACGTCGTCGTCTCCTATGCCGGCAGCAAGACCGGCGCCATGGACGAACTGATCGAAGGGCTTGGAGCCAACGTCGCCGTCGTCCACGGCTCGTTGCGCAACTGGTCGCCGAACTTCGTGCTGGGCTGCGGCGCGGGATTTATCCTGACGCTGATGGAGCGGATGCTGGGCGCGATGCCCGAGACGATTACAACACCGAAGCTGCGGCCGCTCTCGCTGATGGAGCTCGACCTTGCCGTCATGGTGTTCGACAAGATCGCCAGCGTGCTGCGCTCCGCCGTCAACGCACCGGGCGGTTTCGAGCCCTATCTCGAGCCAGCGCAGAATATCGAGGACCGCAAGCCGCCGGCGGAAGGCCAGCCGGACGAGTATGCGGCAGCCATCAAGATGTCGATCAAGCTCGGCGCCGCCACATCGCATTTCATGCTGGTGGTGCCGCAGAAGGTGCTGCTGAAAACCGTCGTCACACCGCCGAAAGCAAAGAACCAGACGGTGAAGTCGGAAGCCTGGACGCAACAGATCAAGGAACAGGTTCAACGCTCGCACGTGACGATCGATGCCCGTATCCGGCTGGAATCGCTGACGCTGGAGACGATCTCCAAGCTTGCCGTCGGCGACGTCATTCCCTTCATGGACAGCAGCGATGTGAATGTCGAAGTCAGCGCCAACGGCAAGGACATCTATATCTGCGAATTCGGCAAGTCCGGCGAAAACTACACGGTGCGCGTCAAGGACACGGTCAACTCCGATAGCGAATTGCTCAAGCACCTGATGAATTGA